One segment of Natronosalvus halobius DNA contains the following:
- a CDS encoding HalOD1 output domain-containing protein, translating to METVTPTQSVSSNSPVTTVVELVADREGTDPMELQPPLYDVIDPEALNALFAPTSRGQSRESGQVSFRYLGYDVTVRADGDVSISNDTER from the coding sequence ATGGAAACCGTTACACCCACGCAATCAGTCTCCTCCAATTCGCCCGTCACGACCGTCGTCGAACTCGTCGCCGACCGGGAAGGAACGGATCCAATGGAGTTGCAGCCGCCGCTTTACGACGTGATCGATCCCGAGGCGCTAAACGCGCTCTTCGCGCCGACCAGTCGCGGTCAATCGCGCGAATCCGGCCAGGTTTCGTTCAGGTACCTGGGATACGACGTCACCGTCCGGGCGGACGGAGACGTTTCCATAAGTAACGACACCGAACGATAG